Below is a genomic region from Paraburkholderia sp. BL23I1N1.
TGCATCGAAGCGGAATCCGGTAATTCTGTTGATTGATAACGATGACGGGACGAAGGCGATATTTTCCTCCGTTAAGGAAGCGACTAAAAGCAAAAATCCCATCGATGGCAGTGAGATGTTTTATCACATCTCCGACAATTTCTACGTTGTAGCGATTCCCCGCTTGGGTGGAAAATCGACGACTATCGAAGACTTTTTTGAGCCTGCAGTTTTGCAGACGAAACTTGGCACTAAAGTTTTTAGTGGAAAAGATGGCTTCGACCCCGCGACACAATATGGCAAACATTATTTTGCGGAGTATATTGTGAAAAAAGGCCAGGCCGGCATAAATTTCAAGGGATTTCATCCAATCTTGGAACGCTTAGTCGCAGTGCTGACGGCACATGCCGCCAAGCCATAGACAATGCGCTCGCACAAGAGTTTCGAGACCATACGCCGGGGAGGTGGCCGACGCTGATTCGATTGCGTTCGAACTGCGCATATTAGCCACAGATATGCGGCTCATGAGTCTCACGTTTCAAAGCGTTAGGCGCGGACCATCAGCCACGGTAAAAGTCACAGCGCATGATGGATACCAAGACAACCGGGCAGCGTCGCTAGAACAGCGACTGCAATCGGACTCGACCACAAGAGTGGGACGGCACGCAACGATTTGATTTCGTCAAACAAGCGCGGCGTCGATTACGCAAATGGTCAATATGCGAGGGCTGGTCGTCTGGAGGAGCACCATGCCGGCGAAATACAGCGCCAAGGGGGAATACTTGTGCACCGCCTGTGTTGAGTCCCGCTTCACCGGAAGCCTTATGTTCCCGCCAGCTATGCGTTACTTTGTCTCTGTTGGGCCAAAGGAACTGTCCTGGTTCATTCCGGTTCGCGCCGTTTTGCCAATCCGCTGAAATGTCGCCGCAACTAAGTGCGACTGTTTACTTTACCGTACAAAGCCAATATCGCAACCTGGAGGTTATATGAGCACCCGCCGGTGCCTGTACCAACCTCATAAGCGAATCTACTGCACGCGCTGTACACTATATCTTTAATTGCCAATATTGCAAGCTAAGCGGTAATCGTGCCAAGAGTAAAATAAACCGGCGTATTCTATTTTTAATAAATGTGGCCGTTGTGAAATCATTGCAGCATGTTACTCTCTGTGAGGGAATAACTCACTTGGAGGGTCCATGGACAAATCGGATGAGATAGTCTTCGCTCCGTCAATTGACTGGGCCAAGAGGAAAGCCAAACTCTTGCGAAAGCGTATTGGTCCAGATTCGATTACTCATACTGCCGCTCTCGACCTGCTATCCAGAACGTACGGGTTTAGGAACTGGTCGGATTACGTTCATTTCAAAACCAGCGACATGGCGTTCGAAACAGGGTGGGATACTGAACTTCTTGAAAAGACGCTCGACGAGAGGCGTTACCTTCAGTCAACGACATTGATGTCCGAGTTGGGACTGACGGAGGCTGAAGCCCTTCAGGTGCTAGCAGACGTCGGCGTCTCAGGAAAAGCAGTGAATTCGAAAACGAACGCGGCAGAATCGGCCCCTACTCCGGAACAAAGCTTCACGCCGGTTTCGCTTGTCAAGCGTCACAATACGGCTTTGACGATGTTGCGGTATTACACGCCCGCTGGAAGCCGATGTGATGCGGAGCCTGAAGGCAATGGCTGCGAACTGGTCCAAGGTCCAGATGCTCGAACGCGTCAGTGACCCCGAGAATGTGCCCCCCATCAATCCCTTCGCTCAGTAAGGCCGGAAGCTGCTTTAGCAGAAGTTTCGACTGACTGCGGTAAGTCCGCCGAGCAGGTGCGACATGTCGACAAGCCGTTGCGCGACCAGGTGGCGCACCTCGCCCTCGCATTGCCACGTTCCGTAGACCGCCAGCAGGGCAGCACTCAGCGCTTCCTGTCGGAACTTCTCCTGCAGCGACGGCCAGATGATGACGTTCACATTGCCCGTCTCGTCTTCGATGGTCACAAACATCACGCCTTTTGCGGTCCCGGGGCGCTGACGTACCGTGACCAGCCCACAACCACGAGCGAGCCTGCCGTTGCGGTACGTCATGAGCGTCGCGGCCGGCACAAGACAGTGTTCGAGTAGCACCGGCCGCAGCAGCGATAACGGGTGCCGGCCTAGCGTGAGGCTCATCGAGTTGTAGTCGGCAACGATGTCTTCCCCTTCCGACGGCGTGCCGAGCACCGGCGTGTCATCATCCACTCGCGCATCGGCGAGAATGTCGCGGTCGGATACCGCGGCCACCGACGCCCAGAGGGCTTCACGCCGGTTGCCGGCGAGCGACGACAACGAGTTCGCTGCAGCAAGAACCTGGAGGTCTTTCCGGTCGAGTTGGGCGCGTTTCGCGAGGTCGCTGACCGTTCCGAACTGTCTCACGGCTCTGGCGGCTTCAATGCGCTCCGCCGCGCCATCCTTCATGCCCCTGAGTAGCGACAGGCCAAGGCGTACTGCTGGCCTTGATGCAGAGCTGTGAGGCTCAAGTACCGAGTCCCAGTTGCTGATGGTGACGTCGGCCGGCAGCACCTTCACACCGTGACGCTGCGCGTCCTGGATGAGCTGCGACGCGGAGTAAAACCCGAGCGGCATGCTGTTCAGCATCGCAGCGAGAAATGCCTCGGGTTCGTGGCACTTGAGCCAGCTGCTCGCATAGACGAGCAACGCGAACGACGCCGCGTGACTTTCCGGGAAACCGTATTCGCCGAACCCATGAATCTGCTGGCAGATTGATTCGGCGAAGTCCTTCTCGTAGCCGCGCTGCATCATCCCGTTGACGATGCGGTCGTAGTATTTGTCGAGGCCACCCTTGCGCTTCCAAGCCGCCATCGCGCGGCGCAGCTGGTCCGCCTCGCCTGGTGTAAAGCCGGCAGCCAGGATTGCGACCTGCATTACCTGCTCCTGGAAGATGGGCACGCCCAGCGTTCGCCCGAGCGCAACCTTCAGTGCATCGCTGGGATACGTTACAGGTTCCAGCCCCTGGCGGCGGCGCAGGTACGGATGCACAGCGCCACCCTGAATCGGGCCCGGCCGCACGATGGCAACCTCAATGACGAGGTCGTAGAATTCGCGCGGCTTCATCCGCGGCAGCATGCTCATTTGTGCGCGCGACTCAATCTGGAACACGCCCACCGTGTCGGCGCGCGAAATCATCTCGTACGTCGCTTCGTCTTCGGCAGGAATATCCTGCATCTCGAACCGCTCGCCACGCTGCTCCGACACGATGTCGAGCGTGCGACGAATCGCCGACAGCATCCCGAGAGCAAGCACATCAATTTTCAGCAGGCCAAGCGCTTCGAGGTCGTCCTTGTCCCACTGAATCGCAGACCGGTCGGCCATGGCGGCATTCTCGACGGGCACGAGGCGCGTGAGCTTGCAGCGGCTTATGACGAAGCCCCCGGAATGCTGTGACAGGTGACGCGGGAAATTGAGAATCTGGGCGGCCAGTTTCGCCCACAGACCGATGAGCGGATTCTCCGGGTCAAGCCCGGATTCCGCGAAGCGCTTGAGAAGGTCCGTCGAATGGTCGAACCACTGATGCGACTTCGCGACCTTGTCCACAATCTGAGGGTCGACGCCGAGCGCCTTGCCGCTTTCGCGCAGCGCGCCGCGCGGCCGGTAGGTGGACACCGCGGCTGCGATGGCCGCGCGGTCGCGCCCGTACTTGCGGTAGATGTACTGTATGACC
It encodes:
- a CDS encoding glyoxalase superfamily protein, which produces MDKSDEIVFAPSIDWAKRKAKLLRKRIGPDSITHTAALDLLSRTYGFRNWSDYVHFKTSDMAFETGWDTELLEKTLDERRYLQSTTLMSELGLTEAEALQVLADVGVSGKAVNSKTNAAESAPTPEQSFTPVSLVKRHNTALTMLRYYTPAGSRCDAEPEGNGCELVQGPDARTRQ
- a CDS encoding error-prone DNA polymerase, with product MDFPSSMLPDYAELFAFTNFSFLRGASHGEELVQRASLLGYSGLAITDECSLAGVVRAHVEAKKQKLPLVIGSYFQLVHADRTPAFGLILLAQNREGYGNLSELITLGRMRASKGEYLLTPHDISKPEKGCAHLRGMPDCLAILVPDFPAKEDVLASQLEWMNDVFTGRAWAGLVMHQRAMDDIHRGIVQHVADQYRVPVVATGNVLMHVRSRKPLQDTMTAIRLRKTVAECGYDLAPNAEGHLRSRLRLGNLYPTHVLSETLNILERCHFSLDELRYEYPDELVPEGFAHEAYLRQETYIGAHRRYPNGIPHSVQEQIEYELQLIREMEYEAYFLTVYDIVRFARSQHILCQGRGSAANSAVCYCLGVTEVDPSRGNMLFERFISKERGEPPDIDVDFEHQRREEVIQYIYRKYGRDRAAIAAAVSTYRPRGALRESGKALGVDPQIVDKVAKSHQWFDHSTDLLKRFAESGLDPENPLIGLWAKLAAQILNFPRHLSQHSGGFVISRCKLTRLVPVENAAMADRSAIQWDKDDLEALGLLKIDVLALGMLSAIRRTLDIVSEQRGERFEMQDIPAEDEATYEMISRADTVGVFQIESRAQMSMLPRMKPREFYDLVIEVAIVRPGPIQGGAVHPYLRRRQGLEPVTYPSDALKVALGRTLGVPIFQEQVMQVAILAAGFTPGEADQLRRAMAAWKRKGGLDKYYDRIVNGMMQRGYEKDFAESICQQIHGFGEYGFPESHAASFALLVYASSWLKCHEPEAFLAAMLNSMPLGFYSASQLIQDAQRHGVKVLPADVTISNWDSVLEPHSSASRPAVRLGLSLLRGMKDGAAERIEAARAVRQFGTVSDLAKRAQLDRKDLQVLAAANSLSSLAGNRREALWASVAAVSDRDILADARVDDDTPVLGTPSEGEDIVADYNSMSLTLGRHPLSLLRPVLLEHCLVPAATLMTYRNGRLARGCGLVTVRQRPGTAKGVMFVTIEDETGNVNVIIWPSLQEKFRQEALSAALLAVYGTWQCEGEVRHLVAQRLVDMSHLLGGLTAVSRNFC